Within Wyeomyia smithii strain HCP4-BCI-WySm-NY-G18 chromosome 2, ASM2978416v1, whole genome shotgun sequence, the genomic segment GACTTCAACAGTGTTGCCATTACGTCTTCAACCGAGCATTCGATGACACGCTGGCGACATAAGGCGATGCAATGAATGAACCTATCTGATGATCCAAGGAATCGATGCTCCATGAAAATCGACTGGTCATCCCAATAGACAATCTGCAATCATGATAAAAACACACAAAAgtatcaaaacacaaataaatgaaaaaagaaaaagctcCCACCTTGGAACTTATCGTGAAACGAGTGAATGGACGTATGAATCTTCTATAACGGATGGTGGTTGCTCCTTGCACAACTGAACCACCTTTGTTACGTATTGTCCTATAGAGTAGTGTTCGTTCGTAAAAGTCAACTCGGGCAAAATCGATCTCACGTAAGTAGCGAGCATTATTCATATGGTACAGCAAAGTATCGATATCGTTCGTGAGGCATATACCTATAAACAGTAAAATATATGTACCTAATTTAATGGCTGGTTCTACATAGAATAAAAATTCGGCT encodes:
- the LOC129721926 gene encoding protein THEM6, whose amino-acid sequence is MICVAAGITMGCIVGLYALFELHYFLRMCLCVVIARCFKKKMHILDSTIVGGICLTNDIDTLLYHMNNARYLREIDFARVDFYERTLLYRTIRNKGGSVVQGATTIRYRRFIRPFTRFTISSKIVYWDDQSIFMEHRFLGSSDRFIHCIALCRQRVIECSVEDVMATLLKSSTAHMDKSTDCLDKLESGVYSRGDTVVMNGTSRLKPQLPMEVAKWLEWNDISSTNLRSEC